A single Vespula vulgaris chromosome 3, iyVesVulg1.1, whole genome shotgun sequence DNA region contains:
- the LOC127062205 gene encoding uncharacterized protein LOC127062205, which produces MSGVVLVGSRSLVGPKNSRRIEAVVEYHLSVLSSSSTTSYYYYYYYPTHYYTLYTLFAIIYTVTTHTTTATTLLLLLLLYYYYYYSITTTLLSLHETHVVAACALGSCARAHLLLSLFLSLFLSLFLSYSLLPFLLSLSLLLTYYSTTTTTTTTTTTTLLLLLCYYYYRSTSFLYTSFCPFLSTYLFLFFFSFFFLPFFLSFFLFPARVPPCRVRRTHKLRRGRRAVVDATIVESRARFSLEKRREVPARHHRVTRSAVYVCREREKERERERERERERERVCEFHKRKRIDRSSGNVPNACSSGGCQKDRGRGIFRVGCGTL; this is translated from the exons ATGTCAGGGGTCGTCTTAGTCGGCAGTCGGTCTCTGGTCGGCCCCAAGAATAGTCGTCGTATCGAGGCGGTAGTCGAGTATCACCTCTCtgttctctcctcctcctccaccacctcctactactactactactactaccctACACACTACTACACACTGTACACTCTCTTTGCTATCATATATACTGTTACTACTCacactactactgctactactctactgctactactactactatactactactactactactctatcACTACTACGTTGCTCTCTCTTCACGAAACGCACGTAGTGGCAGCGTGTGCTCTTGGatcgtgtgcgcgcgcgcatctactgctatctctctttctctctctctttctctctctctttctctcttactctcttcttccttttcttctttcgctatcgctattacttacttactactctactactactactactactactactactactaccacactactattactactctgctactactattatcGTAGTACTTCCTTCTTATATACGTCATTCTGTCCTTTTCTATCcacttatctctttctcttttttttctcttttttctttcttcctttctttctttctttctttctctttcccgcGCGCGTGCCTCCGTGCCGCGTCAGGCGAACGCATAAGCTCCGCCGAGGACGACGTGCCGTGGTGGACGCGACGATCGTCGAGTCGCGCGCGCGCTTTTCgctcgagaagagaagagaggtgCCCGCGAGGCACCACCGTGTGACAAGAAGCGCCGTTTACGTGtgccgagaaagagagaaagagagagagagagagagagagagagagagagagagagagagagtgtgcgAATtccataaaagaaagagaatcgatcgatcgtctgGTAACGTTCCCAACGCGTGTTCTTCGGGGGGGTGTCAGAAAGA CAGAGGAAGAGGGATCTTTCGTGTCGGTTGTGGGACCCTCTAA